In Juglans regia cultivar Chandler chromosome 13, Walnut 2.0, whole genome shotgun sequence, the following proteins share a genomic window:
- the LOC108990793 gene encoding uncharacterized protein LOC108990793: protein MKTAQTKPSPLSKYFLLSLLLCLPCFLLLYSLQPKRHQPTGDPPPEKNIYGSGDLKIRPGYASYESYIQRQLDKTLNPKLRELWKTRDWDRKILVFGGFFQDLKRKQLLSNESKALCIGARVGQEVEALRRIGVSDSVGIDLVPCPPLVIGGDFHNQPFDNETFDFEFSNVFDHALYPHKFVGEIERTLKPGGVCVLHVALSRRSDKYSANDLYSVKPLVDMFKRSEVVHTRKVDGFGLDTEVVFRKKKVIPSS, encoded by the coding sequence ATGAAAACCGCACAGACAAAACCATCGCCACTCAGCAAAtacttccttctctctcttcttctatGTCTTCCTTGTTTTCTGCTCTTATACTCTCTTCAACCCAAACGCCACCAGCCCACCGGTGACCCACCGCCGGAAAAGAATATTTACGGTTCCGGAGACCTCAAAATCAGACCGGGATATGCCTCCTACGAGTCATACATACAGCGCCAGCTCGATAAGACCCTCAACCCTAAACTCAGAGAACTATGGAAAACCCGCGACTGGGATCGGAAAATCCTAGTCTTTGGTGGGTTCTTCCAGGATTTAAAGCGAAAGCAGCTTCTGTCCAACGAGTCCAAAGCTCTCTGTATCGGGGCCCGAGTTGGACAGGAGGTTGAAGCCCTGAGGCGTATCGGCGTGTCGGACTCGGTGGGGATCGACTTGGTGCCCTGTCCTCCGCTGGTAATCGGAGGCGACTTTCACAACCAACCCTTCGACAACGAGACCTTCGACTTCGAGTTCTCCAACGTGTTCGATCACGCGTTGTATCCGCACAAGTTCGTTGGCGAGATCGAAAGGACGTTGAAGCCCGGCGGGGTGTGCGTGTTGCACGTGGCGCTGTCTAGACGGTCGGATAAGTACTCGGCCAACGATCTCTACAGCGTGAAACCGTTGGTGGATATGTTCAAGAGGTCGGAGGTTGTTCACACTCGGAAAGTTGACGGCTTCGGATTGGACACCGAGGTTGTGTTCCGGAAAAAGAAGGTCATCCCCTCGTCCTGA